From Rhinatrema bivittatum chromosome 5, aRhiBiv1.1, whole genome shotgun sequence, the proteins below share one genomic window:
- the LOC115091538 gene encoding uncharacterized protein CXorf21 homolog: MCFHSTAGTTEGMLSEGYVCGFSYWFDDGINDGLSDDEVYVEMPQEMSSICDFTYSSIEDTHSMGLFHKRKSVSKLISTIQTRENKNIRYQKDTSQQSSKNLVSERQTSLGVDITGDCNVNRETYLVPSSCRSIFKNYNDLHIAGDQVMPMNSGMTEFTCDSSFEFCDGPFLASSEIPPTMESMTTVSNDLVHKPVKRDSLFWRVGSLRDKSIMQHPHLLSNSVLNEYLEQKVVELYNQYIMDSMVNSASPTQIMTSEFILNNVDQISMQISREQNMETTKAKDMIINCLLRLASGKISTEISTPHLQISSESNITL, translated from the coding sequence GAATGCTTTCAGAAGGATATGTTTGTGGATTCTCCTACTGGTTTGATGATGGAATTAATGATGGTCTCTCAGATGATGAAGTCTATGTTGAAATGCCACAGGAAATGAGCTCCATTTGTGACTTTACATATTCCTCTATAGAAGACACACACAGCATGGGTCTTTTTCATAAACGCAAGTCTGTCAGCAAGTTAATTTCTACAATCCAaaccagagaaaacaaaaatatccGATATCAGAAGGACACATCACAGCAAAGCAGCAAGAACCTGGTATCTGAAAGGCAAACATCTCTTGGTGTAGATATTACAGGGGATTGCAATGTAAACCGAGAAACTTATCTGGTCCCTTCTTCCTGTAGAAGCATTTTCAAGAATTATAATGATTTGCATATTGCTGGTGACCAGGTTATGCCCATGAACTCAGGAATGACTGAGTTTACCTGTGACAGCAGCTTCGAGTTTTGTGATGGTCCATTCTTGGCGTCATCAGAGATTCCTCCAACCATGGAATCAATGACAACAGTGTCTAATGATCTGGTCCATAAGCCTGTCAAAAGAGACTCTTTGTTTTGGCGAGTAGGCAGCTTAAGGGATAAAAGTATTATGCAGCATCCACATCTACTCTCCAATTCAGTGCTGAATGAATACCTGGAACAGAAGGTTGTAGAATTGTATAATCAATATATCATGGATAGTATGGTTAACAGTGCATCCCCAACCCAGATTATGACATCTGAGTTCATCCTAAATAATGTGGACCAGATCAGTATGCAGATCTCACGAGAGCAAAACATGGAGACCACCAAGGCCAAAGACATGATCATTAACTGTCTATTAAGGCTGGCCAGTGGAAAAATATCCACTGAAATCAGTACCCCTCATCTGCAGATTTCCTCTGAGAGCAATATAACCCTATAA